One Gordonia sp. SID5947 genomic region harbors:
- a CDS encoding metal-dependent transcriptional regulator: MNDLVDTTEMYLRTIYDLEEEGIVPLRARIAERLEQSGPTVSQTVARMERDGLLHVAGDRHLELTERGRDLAVAVMRKHRLAERLLVDVIGMPWDQVHEEACRWEHVMSENVERRLLTVLDNPTTSPYGNPIPGLELLGAEQAQLTDGATRLSDLPQGEPVVVIVRRLSEHAQSDQALISELRDAGVVPNARVTVTINREKAMVNSPGHDGLELSEEMAHSVFVDKV, translated from the coding sequence GTGAACGATCTGGTTGACACCACAGAGATGTACTTGCGGACGATCTACGACCTCGAAGAGGAAGGGATCGTCCCCCTCCGCGCCCGTATCGCCGAACGGCTGGAGCAGAGTGGCCCGACCGTCTCGCAGACGGTGGCCCGGATGGAACGCGACGGCCTGTTGCACGTCGCGGGCGACCGGCACCTCGAACTCACCGAACGAGGCCGTGACCTCGCCGTGGCGGTGATGCGCAAGCATCGCCTGGCCGAGCGGCTGCTGGTGGATGTCATCGGGATGCCCTGGGATCAGGTGCACGAGGAGGCCTGCCGCTGGGAGCACGTGATGAGCGAGAACGTCGAGCGGCGTCTGCTCACCGTCCTCGACAACCCCACCACGTCCCCGTACGGGAATCCGATTCCCGGTCTGGAACTTCTGGGCGCCGAGCAGGCGCAGCTCACCGACGGCGCCACCCGTCTGTCCGATCTACCGCAGGGTGAGCCGGTCGTCGTGATCGTGCGCCGACTGTCCGAGCATGCCCAGTCCGATCAGGCGCTGATCAGCGAACTGCGGGACGCAGGCGTGGTGCCCAACGCGCGTGTCACGGTCACCATCAACCGCGAGAAGGCGATGGTCAACTCGCCCGGCCACGACGGTCTCGAACTGTCGGAGGAGATGGCCCACTCCGTCTTCGTCGACAAGGTCTGA
- a CDS encoding DUF4192 domain-containing protein: protein MPSSSNARSLAPSTLLTAVPGLLGFIPDRSFILVAFGDDPHVVRTAMRHDLVLDEAGEAIPALTSLFGDLANVCVRNEIRAVVAVIADDRFLPGDDRYRRVFAVADRRFVETGGIAAGFVVPEFADGARWQRVWDPRPQMAGPRTPPIAPSSSPRGRLGNPNTSPTAVHHAVTTGRRVLARRADMAAMLTPLDHCAGTDCAVGSVTGSERGDVPSGRPAESLTDGGLLRGLVEQVITTMPSAAGSQETRARQPGPRQLDCATVSMLGTALTRLPVRDAALALAATDLRYAAEMLWRELARRLTGSQRASAATLLAHLHYINGEGGYAGVALDCALAADPEWSLAVLLDSALRGGMPPRMLRGMLDQSYEIAHSLGVPMPAPTSELEAG from the coding sequence ATGCCTTCATCCAGCAACGCCCGATCCCTGGCCCCATCCACGCTCCTGACGGCGGTGCCGGGGTTGCTCGGCTTCATCCCCGACCGATCCTTCATCCTGGTCGCCTTCGGCGACGACCCGCACGTGGTCCGCACCGCGATGCGTCACGATCTGGTCCTCGACGAGGCCGGCGAGGCGATTCCGGCCCTGACGTCGTTGTTCGGCGATCTCGCCAACGTGTGTGTACGCAACGAGATCCGCGCCGTGGTCGCCGTCATCGCCGATGATCGCTTCCTGCCCGGCGACGACCGGTACCGGCGGGTGTTCGCCGTCGCCGATCGCCGGTTCGTCGAGACCGGTGGCATCGCTGCGGGATTCGTGGTGCCGGAGTTCGCCGACGGCGCGCGATGGCAGCGGGTGTGGGACCCGCGCCCGCAGATGGCCGGCCCCCGCACGCCGCCGATCGCCCCGTCGTCATCGCCGCGCGGCCGGCTTGGCAACCCCAACACCAGTCCGACCGCAGTGCATCACGCGGTGACCACCGGTCGGCGTGTGCTCGCACGTCGCGCGGACATGGCGGCCATGCTGACGCCGCTCGACCACTGCGCGGGGACCGACTGCGCGGTGGGCAGCGTCACCGGCTCGGAGCGCGGCGACGTCCCGTCCGGGCGCCCAGCCGAGTCGCTCACCGACGGCGGACTCCTCCGCGGCCTCGTCGAGCAGGTGATCACCACCATGCCGTCGGCGGCCGGGTCGCAGGAGACCCGAGCACGACAACCCGGGCCACGCCAACTCGATTGCGCGACGGTCTCCATGCTCGGAACCGCGCTGACCCGACTGCCGGTCCGGGATGCGGCGCTGGCCCTCGCCGCGACCGATCTCCGGTACGCCGCCGAGATGCTGTGGCGGGAGCTGGCGCGGCGTCTGACCGGCTCGCAGCGGGCGAGCGCGGCAACCCTGCTGGCACATCTCCACTACATCAACGGAGAGGGAGGATATGCCGGCGTCGCACTCGACTGCGCTCTCGCGGCCGACCCGGAATGGTCGTTGGCCGTGTTGCTCGACAGCGCGCTCCGCGGTGGCATGCCACCGCGGATGCTCCGCGGAATGCTCGACCAGAGCTACGAGATCGCCCATTCGCTCGGGGTCCCGATGCCTGCGCCGACATCGGAGCTCGAGGCGGGCTGA
- a CDS encoding PAC2 family protein, translating to MDERPAENSSLYSLEFPAPQVSNDEGTGPVLLHALEGFADAGHAVALAARHLRDAFDSELVATFSTDELIDYRSRRPTITFSGDKFTDVEMPSLTMHAIRDTAGRPFLLLAGSEPDLRWEQFVEAVRRLAERFGVTDVIGLNAIPMAVPHTRPPSITAHGSDPDRLGDLPRWGSAMKLPASASMLLELRMSEHEHRAAGLSVHVPHYLSQTDYPAASARLLDAVGELTGLQLPVTALENAAEKVRTQIDSEVSGNSEIESVVAALETQYDTFTQAQEERASLLAAEEDLPSGEELGAELERFLAEQVRDGGDPDGGEAGGPPSPM from the coding sequence ATGGACGAGCGGCCCGCCGAGAACAGTTCGCTGTACTCGCTGGAGTTCCCCGCGCCCCAGGTCTCGAATGACGAGGGCACCGGACCGGTGCTGCTCCACGCCCTCGAGGGGTTTGCGGACGCAGGACATGCTGTTGCGCTGGCAGCGCGGCATCTGCGCGATGCGTTCGATTCGGAACTGGTTGCGACGTTTTCCACCGATGAACTGATCGACTACCGGTCGCGTCGACCGACGATCACCTTCAGCGGTGACAAGTTCACCGATGTCGAGATGCCATCGCTGACCATGCACGCGATCCGCGACACCGCGGGGCGACCGTTCCTGCTGCTCGCGGGTTCCGAGCCCGATCTTCGCTGGGAGCAGTTCGTCGAGGCGGTGCGCCGCCTGGCGGAGCGCTTCGGGGTGACCGACGTCATCGGCCTCAACGCCATTCCGATGGCGGTCCCGCACACCCGCCCGCCGTCGATCACCGCCCACGGGAGCGATCCGGATCGGCTCGGCGATCTGCCGCGGTGGGGCTCGGCGATGAAGTTGCCCGCCAGCGCTTCGATGCTGCTGGAATTGCGGATGAGCGAACACGAGCACCGCGCCGCTGGACTGTCCGTCCATGTGCCGCACTACTTGTCGCAGACCGACTATCCGGCGGCCTCCGCCCGACTGCTCGACGCGGTCGGCGAGTTGACCGGCCTCCAACTGCCGGTCACCGCCCTGGAGAACGCAGCGGAGAAGGTCCGCACGCAGATCGACAGCGAGGTGTCGGGCAATTCCGAGATCGAGTCGGTGGTCGCTGCGCTGGAAACGCAGTACGACACCTTCACCCAGGCTCAGGAGGAACGCGCATCACTCCTCGCGGCCGAAGAGGATCTGCCGAGCGGTGAAGAACTGGGCGCCGAACTCGAACGGTTCCTCGCCGAGCAGGTGCGCGACGGCGGCGATCCCGACGGCGGCGAGGCGGGCGGCCCCCCATCCCCGATGTGA
- a CDS encoding DUF3516 domain-containing protein, producing MSAAPGSVLTPVADEDTAFDTFTDWWNDRGIELYPHQEESLLELIAGNNVILATPTGSGKSLVAAGAIHFARCRGERVYYTAPIKALVSEKFFELCAMFGAASVGLVTGDAAVNADAPIVCATAEIVANLALRDGTRSDIGTLVADEFHYYGEADRGWAWQVPLIELPHTQFLLMSATLGDVSFFVDDLQRRTGRPTTAITGTDRPVPLEHTYAMTPVHETIENLISAGRAPVYVVHFTQASAVERAQALLSAKIADKAEKALIAEAIGDFRFHTGFGATLSKLLRSGIGVHHAGMLPRYRRLVERLAQQGLLKVVAGTDTLGVGINVPIRTVLFAGLSKYDGTRVRRLRAREFHQIAGRAGRAGFDSVGYVVVQAPEHDVDNARAVAKAGDDPKKLRKLVRKKAPEGFVSWGEKTFTQLIDAPDEPLRSHFRMTTAILMEVLARPGDCFAALRHLLEENHEPRNRQLRHIRHTIELYRGLRESGIVVQLDTPGPDGKNVAMSVDMPENFALTNPLSSFALAAFEILDPDSATYSLDVLSILESTLDDPRPLLFAQRKVARDAAIAEMKADGVEYEERMARLEEITWPRPLADEIEFAFGVYRRGHPWVASYPPSPKSVLREMLERSMTFTELISAYGLARSEGVLLRYLSDCYRVLRQGLPTAVSTPEVVEITERVGAMVREVDSSLVDEWEQLTQVGME from the coding sequence GTGAGCGCGGCGCCGGGGTCGGTGCTGACCCCGGTGGCCGACGAGGACACCGCGTTCGACACGTTCACCGACTGGTGGAACGACCGGGGCATCGAGTTGTACCCGCACCAGGAAGAGTCTCTTCTCGAGCTCATCGCCGGCAACAACGTGATCCTGGCGACACCCACCGGCTCGGGTAAGTCACTCGTCGCCGCAGGCGCGATCCATTTCGCGCGATGCCGCGGCGAGCGTGTCTATTACACCGCGCCCATCAAGGCGTTGGTGAGCGAGAAGTTCTTCGAGTTGTGTGCGATGTTCGGAGCGGCATCGGTGGGACTGGTGACCGGCGATGCGGCGGTCAACGCCGACGCACCGATCGTCTGCGCAACCGCCGAGATCGTCGCCAATCTCGCACTCCGTGACGGCACGCGCAGCGACATCGGCACTCTCGTCGCCGACGAGTTCCACTATTACGGTGAGGCCGACCGGGGCTGGGCCTGGCAGGTGCCGCTCATCGAGTTGCCGCACACGCAGTTTCTGCTGATGTCGGCAACACTCGGCGACGTCTCGTTCTTCGTCGACGATCTCCAGCGCCGCACCGGGCGCCCGACAACGGCGATCACCGGCACCGACCGACCGGTACCGCTCGAGCACACATATGCGATGACACCCGTCCACGAGACCATCGAGAACCTGATCTCCGCGGGTCGCGCCCCTGTCTACGTGGTGCACTTCACCCAGGCATCGGCGGTGGAACGCGCACAGGCCCTGCTGTCGGCCAAGATCGCCGACAAGGCCGAGAAGGCCCTCATTGCCGAGGCGATCGGCGACTTCCGTTTCCACACCGGATTCGGTGCCACCCTTTCCAAGCTGCTGCGCTCGGGCATCGGCGTACACCACGCCGGGATGCTGCCGCGCTATCGTCGGCTCGTGGAACGTCTTGCGCAGCAAGGACTCCTCAAGGTCGTCGCCGGCACCGACACCCTCGGTGTCGGGATCAACGTGCCGATCCGCACCGTCCTGTTCGCGGGGTTGAGCAAATACGACGGCACCCGGGTCCGGCGTCTGCGCGCGCGTGAGTTCCATCAGATCGCCGGGCGGGCCGGTCGCGCCGGATTCGACAGCGTGGGTTATGTGGTCGTCCAGGCGCCCGAGCACGATGTCGACAACGCACGCGCGGTGGCGAAGGCGGGTGACGATCCCAAGAAGCTCCGCAAACTGGTCCGCAAGAAGGCACCCGAGGGTTTCGTGTCCTGGGGCGAGAAGACCTTCACCCAACTCATCGACGCACCCGACGAACCTCTGCGGTCACATTTCCGGATGACCACCGCCATCCTCATGGAAGTGCTTGCGCGGCCGGGTGACTGCTTCGCGGCTCTCCGACATCTCCTGGAGGAGAACCACGAGCCGCGCAACCGGCAGCTCCGCCACATCCGGCACACCATCGAGCTCTACCGCGGCCTGCGTGAGTCGGGCATCGTCGTGCAACTCGACACACCCGGCCCGGACGGCAAGAACGTCGCGATGTCGGTCGACATGCCGGAGAACTTCGCGCTCACCAACCCGCTGTCGTCGTTCGCGCTGGCCGCCTTCGAGATTCTCGACCCGGACTCGGCAACCTACTCACTCGACGTGTTGTCCATCCTCGAGTCCACTCTCGACGATCCTCGACCCCTCCTGTTCGCACAGCGCAAGGTCGCTCGCGACGCCGCGATCGCCGAGATGAAGGCAGACGGCGTCGAATACGAAGAACGCATGGCGCGGTTGGAAGAGATCACGTGGCCCCGTCCACTCGCCGACGAGATCGAGTTCGCGTTCGGCGTCTACCGACGCGGCCATCCGTGGGTGGCGTCCTACCCGCCGTCACCGAAGTCGGTGCTCCGCGAGATGCTGGAACGGTCGATGACGTTCACCGAGCTGATCTCCGCCTATGGCCTCGCCAGGAGCGAGGGCGTCCTGCTGCGATACTTGTCCGACTGCTATCGAGTTCTGCGACAAGGACTTCCGACTGCCGTGAGCACACCTGAAGTGGTCGAGATCACCGAGCGGGTGGGCGCCATGGTCCGTGAGGTCGACTCCAGCCTGGTCGACGAATGGGAGCAACTCACTCAGGTCGGTATGGAATAG
- a CDS encoding nitroreductase family deazaflavin-dependent oxidoreductase: MPLTGEYEPSPADWATDQVREYEASNGTAATTMQGKPVVILTSVGRKTGKLRKTPLMRVEHDGDYAVVASLGGAPKHPVWYWNLVAEPHVELRDGEKVGDYTAREVTGEERETWWARAVEAWPDYAEYQTKTDRVIPVFVLEPRS, encoded by the coding sequence ATGCCACTCACCGGAGAGTACGAACCCAGCCCGGCGGATTGGGCCACGGATCAGGTCCGCGAATACGAGGCGTCGAACGGCACCGCGGCAACGACGATGCAGGGCAAACCTGTCGTGATCCTCACCTCGGTCGGCCGTAAGACGGGCAAACTCCGCAAGACACCGCTGATGCGGGTCGAACACGATGGCGACTACGCGGTCGTCGCCTCGTTGGGCGGTGCCCCGAAGCATCCCGTCTGGTATTGGAATCTCGTCGCCGAGCCGCATGTGGAACTTCGCGACGGGGAGAAGGTCGGCGACTACACCGCACGCGAGGTCACCGGCGAAGAACGTGAGACCTGGTGGGCACGAGCCGTCGAGGCATGGCCCGACTACGCCGAATACCAGACAAAGACCGACCGTGTCATCCCGGTGTTCGTCCTCGAACCCCGCAGCTGA
- a CDS encoding hydrogen peroxide-inducible genes activator has protein sequence MIRTILIGMANRSNQPSTAALRSFVAVAYRRHFGSAAADLGVSQPTLSQALAGLESGLGVQLVERTTRRVFLTPQGERLLPKAIAVVDAIDELLAEASGDGDALAGPMRLGLIPTVAPYILPAVLRGVAERIPALRIQVVEDRTARLLRQLREGSLDAAIVALPTDERGLTEVSMYTEDFVLAVPAGHALAGRRRVDPASLADLPLLLLDEGHCLRDQALEVCRLAGVRPDVGQTRAASLATAVQCVEGGLGVTLIPQTAVAVETDGGHLATATFARPRPGREVGLVYRDSTRRADVFHTLAGVITDLVVAAGAARRS, from the coding sequence ATGATACGCACTATATTGATAGGTATGGCCAATAGAAGTAATCAGCCGTCCACGGCGGCGCTCCGGTCGTTCGTAGCCGTCGCTTATCGACGCCATTTTGGTTCTGCGGCAGCAGATCTGGGGGTAAGTCAGCCGACGTTGTCGCAGGCACTGGCGGGACTGGAGTCGGGTCTCGGCGTGCAACTCGTGGAACGGACAACCCGACGCGTGTTCTTGACCCCGCAGGGAGAGCGGTTGTTGCCCAAGGCAATTGCCGTCGTGGATGCAATCGACGAGCTACTTGCCGAGGCGTCAGGTGACGGCGATGCGCTCGCCGGTCCGATGCGGCTGGGTCTGATACCGACTGTCGCCCCGTACATCCTTCCGGCGGTGCTTCGCGGTGTCGCGGAACGAATTCCGGCGTTGCGCATTCAGGTGGTGGAGGACCGGACCGCACGTCTGCTTCGGCAGTTGAGAGAGGGCTCACTCGACGCGGCCATCGTGGCATTGCCCACCGATGAGCGTGGGTTGACCGAGGTGTCGATGTACACAGAGGATTTCGTCCTCGCGGTGCCGGCCGGTCATGCTCTTGCCGGGCGGCGCAGGGTGGACCCGGCATCGCTTGCCGACCTTCCGCTCCTGCTTCTCGACGAAGGTCATTGCCTACGCGATCAGGCGCTGGAGGTGTGTCGACTCGCCGGTGTCCGGCCGGACGTGGGACAGACGAGGGCGGCGTCGCTGGCGACCGCCGTGCAATGCGTGGAGGGTGGGCTCGGGGTCACCCTGATCCCGCAGACCGCGGTAGCGGTCGAGACCGACGGCGGGCATCTGGCCACCGCGACGTTCGCGAGACCGCGGCCGGGCCGGGAGGTCGGGCTGGTGTACAGAGACTCGACGCGCCGGGCAGACGTGTTTCACACGCTCGCCGGCGTCATAACCGATCTCGTCGTCGCGGCCGGCGCGGCACGGCGGAGCTGA
- a CDS encoding peroxiredoxin, protein MALLTIGDQFPAYNLTAVIGGDLSKVDAQKPDDYFTTVTSDDHPGKWRIVFFWPKDFTFVCPTEIAAFGKLNDEFADRDAQVLGASVDNEFVHFQWRAQHEDLKTLPFPMLSDLKRELASAAGVLNADGVADRATFIVDPNNEIQFVSVTAGSVGRNVEEVLRVLDALQSDELCACNWKKGDPTIDAGELLTASV, encoded by the coding sequence ATGGCTTTGCTGACCATCGGCGACCAGTTCCCTGCATACAATCTCACCGCGGTCATCGGCGGCGATCTGTCCAAGGTCGACGCCCAGAAGCCCGACGACTACTTCACCACAGTCACCAGCGACGATCATCCCGGGAAGTGGCGCATCGTCTTCTTCTGGCCCAAGGACTTCACCTTTGTGTGCCCCACCGAGATCGCCGCTTTCGGCAAGCTGAACGACGAGTTCGCCGATCGTGACGCGCAGGTACTCGGTGCCTCGGTCGACAACGAGTTCGTCCATTTCCAGTGGCGGGCACAGCACGAGGACCTCAAGACCCTCCCCTTCCCCATGTTGAGCGACCTCAAGCGCGAACTCGCCTCCGCGGCCGGTGTTCTGAACGCGGATGGAGTGGCCGACCGCGCCACCTTCATCGTCGACCCCAACAATGAGATCCAATTCGTCTCGGTCACCGCCGGTTCGGTCGGCCGCAACGTCGAGGAGGTGCTCCGCGTCCTGGACGCGCTGCAGTCCGACGAGTTGTGCGCGTGCAACTGGAAGAAGGGCGACCCGACCATCGACGCGGGCGAACTGCTGACCGCGAGCGTCTGA
- a CDS encoding alkyl hydroperoxide reductase yields the protein MSIENLKEALPGYAKDLKLNLGSITRTTALSEDQLWGTLLSTAAATRNAKVLTEIADEAADTLSAEAYDAALGATSIMGMNNVFYRGRGFLGGKYDDLRPGLRMNIIGNPGVDKALFELWSFAVSSINGCEHCVGAHENTLREAGVDREAIFEALKVASIVAGVAQAIATTEALTAV from the coding sequence ATGAGCATCGAGAATCTCAAGGAAGCACTGCCCGGCTACGCCAAGGATCTCAAGCTGAACCTGGGCTCGATCACCCGCACCACGGCGCTGAGCGAAGATCAGCTGTGGGGCACCCTGTTGTCCACCGCGGCCGCGACGCGTAATGCCAAGGTGCTGACCGAGATCGCCGACGAGGCAGCCGACACGCTGTCGGCCGAGGCCTACGACGCCGCGCTGGGCGCGACGTCCATCATGGGGATGAACAACGTCTTCTACCGCGGCCGCGGATTTCTCGGCGGCAAGTACGACGACCTACGCCCCGGCCTGCGCATGAACATCATCGGCAACCCGGGCGTGGACAAGGCACTCTTCGAGTTGTGGTCGTTCGCGGTGTCGTCGATCAACGGTTGTGAGCACTGTGTCGGCGCGCACGAGAACACCCTGCGCGAGGCGGGTGTCGACCGTGAGGCCATCTTCGAGGCTCTCAAGGTCGCATCGATCGTCGCCGGTGTGGCCCAGGCGATCGCGACCACCGAGGCTCTCACCGCGGTCTGA
- a CDS encoding aminotransferase class III-fold pyridoxal phosphate-dependent enzyme: MAGSLWHGFADMGSVSTKGPFVVTRGQGTRIWDASGREYLDATAGLWFTNIGHGRTEVAQAVADQLGRLAHYSGFGDITADVTAELAERLASIAPVPDSKIFFTSGGSDSVDTAAKLARRYWHEQGKPEKNIIVGRTKAYHGMHVAGTALAGIPVNREGYGELMHDAESVEWDNAKSLLGLIERLGADRIAAFFCEPIIGAGGIYLPPEGYLAEVRQICRDHDVLFVADEVVTGFGRIGGESWFASTRFDLAPDMMTTAKGLTSGYVPMGAVFIAPHIAEPFFAGGVWWRHGYTYGGHAGAAAAAMANLDIIEREGLLAEATRLEGDLAQALSPLTDLDSVSEVRTGMGAVTAVQLADPAQAVPMVGRLREHGVSGRAAGQGALQISPAFVMTTDEVGELADRMRAALA, encoded by the coding sequence ATGGCTGGTTCACTGTGGCACGGTTTCGCCGATATGGGTTCGGTCTCCACCAAGGGGCCGTTCGTGGTCACCCGCGGACAAGGAACGCGGATCTGGGATGCCTCCGGGCGCGAGTATCTCGACGCGACCGCGGGTCTCTGGTTCACCAACATCGGCCACGGTCGAACCGAGGTGGCACAGGCGGTTGCGGATCAGCTCGGCCGGCTGGCGCACTATTCGGGGTTCGGAGACATCACCGCCGACGTCACCGCCGAACTCGCGGAACGGCTGGCCTCGATCGCGCCGGTCCCCGACAGCAAGATCTTCTTCACCTCCGGTGGCAGTGACTCGGTCGACACGGCGGCGAAGCTGGCCCGCCGGTACTGGCACGAGCAGGGCAAGCCGGAGAAGAACATCATCGTCGGCCGTACCAAGGCCTACCACGGCATGCACGTCGCGGGAACGGCGCTCGCGGGCATCCCGGTCAACCGCGAGGGTTACGGCGAGCTGATGCACGACGCCGAGTCGGTGGAGTGGGACAACGCAAAGAGCCTCCTCGGCCTCATCGAGCGACTGGGCGCCGATCGCATCGCGGCGTTCTTCTGCGAACCGATCATCGGCGCGGGCGGGATCTACCTGCCCCCGGAGGGATACCTCGCGGAGGTCCGGCAGATCTGCCGCGACCACGATGTGCTGTTCGTCGCGGACGAGGTCGTCACCGGTTTCGGCCGGATCGGCGGCGAATCCTGGTTCGCATCGACCCGTTTCGATCTCGCGCCCGACATGATGACCACCGCCAAGGGCCTCACGTCCGGATATGTGCCGATGGGTGCGGTCTTCATCGCGCCACACATCGCCGAGCCGTTTTTCGCCGGCGGGGTGTGGTGGCGTCATGGCTACACCTACGGCGGCCACGCCGGTGCCGCCGCGGCCGCGATGGCCAACCTCGACATCATCGAGCGCGAAGGGCTGCTGGCCGAGGCGACCCGGTTGGAGGGCGATCTGGCTCAGGCGCTCTCACCGCTGACCGATCTTGACTCGGTGTCCGAGGTCCGCACCGGCATGGGCGCGGTCACCGCGGTCCAACTGGCCGACCCCGCGCAGGCGGTGCCGATGGTGGGCAGGCTGCGTGAGCACGGTGTCAGTGGGCGTGCCGCGGGCCAGGGCGCGCTGCAGATCTCGCCCGCCTTCGTGATGACGACCGATGAGGTCGGCGAGCTCGCCGACCGGATGCGGGCAGCACTGGCCTGA